A part of Primulina eburnea isolate SZY01 chromosome 10, ASM2296580v1, whole genome shotgun sequence genomic DNA contains:
- the LOC140842956 gene encoding uncharacterized protein gives MDFAVGISKIVKGYNAIWLIVDRLNKSAPFPPMKKTYSMSQYAELYIREILRLHGIPMSIVSDRGMEKIADTKSSRVKETWRNEALGQNLCMRKYTNPDLLVFDPEIERTARKLRKARREEIKEMAENRDHQNELPREVPIREHFRPVINAHYSGIARGTIAANNFELKPALINMVQQNQFGGAATSDPHLHLRTFLEITDTVKINGVSDEIIRLRLFPFSLRDQARSWLQSLPLGSITTWADLVTKFLSKYFPPAKSAQLKIDITNFRQREFEVLYEAWERYKELLRKCPNHGYAECVQIELFYNGLDGPTRGNVDAAAGGTIFSKTPDEAYELLEQMTINSYQWPSERSGVQRTAGVYAVDPITSLTAQVSALTAQIAAMNKPGQSTSDVALVIAVEEPVVEEAQYINNHGYGGYRVGTFVAESGKRMSRTESRLDSLETHMASIGATLKILESQVGQITKQLTSQPSGAVQKNADPNMREVNAIFMQHEEIGVVSKQEKVDQPTPSKKNRGKKGKSYDFDQCVDISLLPYPQRFLQLKAEFQKKKSLEYLKNLHSNIQFAEQEEVAFTEEDGKGRQGGLPQKLQDPGEFVVPCEIGGQLVEKAICDSGASVNIMPSSLYDKLGLSNMKPTRLSLQMTDKSIRTPLGIVEDVELKIDKLKLPVDFLVLDMRDSQNVRTILGRPFLATAGAVIDLRQGKLTMEVDGQNIELKASKISYDPP, from the exons ATGGACTTCGCGGTTGGTATATCGAAAATAGTGAAGGGATACAATGCTATTTGGCTAATCGTGGATCGTCTGAATAAATCAGCACCTTTCCCGCCAATGAAGAAAACGTACTCCATGTCGCAGTATGCCGAGctgtatattcgagagataCTTAGACTGCATGGAATTCCAATGTCTATAGTATCCGACAGAG gaatggagaaaatagcggACACGAAGTCAAGTCGAGTCAAGGAAACATGGCGCAATGAAGCACTCGGACAGAACCTC TGCATGCGAAAATATACAAATCCCGACTTGCTGGTttttgatcctgaaatcgaaagaactgccAGGAAATTAAGGAAAGCAAGACGAGAGGAGATTAAagaaatggctgaaaacagagatcATCAGAACGAGCTCCCACGAGAGGTGCCAATCCGAGAACATTTCCGCCCAGTCATTAACGCTCACTATTCTGGAATAGCTCGTGGAACCATTGCTGCTAATAACTTCGAGCTAAAGCCCGCACTGatcaacatggttcaacagaaccagttTGGAGGTGCAGCCACATCAGATCCCCATCTTCATCTCAGGACTTTTCTAGAGATCACGGACACGGTAAAAATTAATGGTGTTTCTGACGAAATTattcgattgcgtttgtttccgttttctctcagggatcagGCAAGGAGCTGGCTCCAATCTCTGCCGCTAGGGAGTATTACTACATGGGCAGATTTGGTCACAAAATTTCTGTCAAAGTATTTTCCTCCTGCCAAGTCTGCTCAGCTGAAAATAGACATCACTAACTTCAGGCAGAGGGAATTTGAAGTGTTATATGAGGCTTGGGAGAGATACAAAGAACTGCTCAGAAAATGTCCGAATCATGGATATGCAGAATGTGTTCAGATTGAGCTCTTTTACAATGGTCTGGATGGGCCAACTAGAGGCAATGTGGATGCAGCCGCCGGAGGTACTATTTTTTCTAAAACACCTGATGAAGCTTATGAATtacttgaacagatgaccatcaacagttatcagtggccaaGTGAGAGATCAGGAGTACAGAGAACAGCTGGAGTGTATGCCGTAGACCCGATCACATCACTGACTGCACAGGTTTCGGCATTGACAGCACAAATTGCAGCGATGAACAAGCCAGGCCAATCTACGTCTGATGTAGCTTTGGTAATTGCTGTGGAAGAGCCAGTTGTGGAAGAAGCTCAGTACATTAACAATCATGGCTATGGAGGCTAcagag ttggaACGTTTGTTGCTGAATCTGGAAAGAGAATgtctaggactgagtctaggctTGACAGCCTAGAAACCCACATGGCAAGTATTGGTGCTACTTTGAAAATTCTGGAGTCGCAAGTTGGGCAAATAACGAAGCAACTCACATCTCAACCATCAGGTGCAGTGCAAAAGAATGCAGACCCAAATATGAGAGAGGTGAATGCTATTTTTATGCAGCATGAGGAGATTGGAGTGGTAAGCAAACAAGAGAAAGTTGATCAGCCGACTCCAAGCAAAAAGAACCGAGGTAAGAAAGGTAAGAGTTATGATTTTGATCAATGCGttgatatttctttacttccctaCCCCCAAAGATTTTTACAATTGAAGGCtgagtttcaaaagaaaaaaagtcttgaatatctcaagaacctacactCTAACATTCAGTTTGCAGAGCAGGAAGAGGTGGCTTTTACTGAAGAAGATGGTAAGGGGAGGCAAGGAGGTCTTCCCCAGAAGCTGCAGGATCCCGGGGAATTCGTCgtaccatgtgaaatagggGGTCAGTTAGTGGAAAAAGCTATATGTGATTCAGGAGCAAGTGTGAATATAATGCCGAGTTCTCTCTACGATAAACTTGGATTGAGCAACATGAAGCCCACGAGATTAAGTTTACAAATGACAGACAAATCGATCAGGACACCGTTGGGCATTGTAGAAGATGTTGAGCTCAAAATTGATAAATTGAAGCTTCCAGTCGATTTTTTGGTACTTGACATGAGGGACAGTCAGAATGTTCGTACCATTTTAGGACGACCATTCTTGGCTACTGCTGGAGCCGTCATTGATTTGAGACAAGGAAAACTGACCATGGAGGTTGATGGTCAAAACATAGAACTCAAGGCTTCCAAGATATCATACGATCCACCATGA
- the LOC140842957 gene encoding uncharacterized protein, with translation MLFDSLDYTDERRVRLIEHQLHDVAKNWWLTTKRALEYRGTVITWKFFKTEFYQIFFPISYRKNKGAEFANLRQGQLNIEEYVAKFSTLLRFAPHVAENDEDVADQFINGLNPKIFTLVNTGRSNNFDDAWNRAKGVEAGMIKQKGASYVAPAPKQQQPLTQFHQPPPRF, from the coding sequence atgctgtttgattcactcgATTATACAGATGAGCGAAGAGTCAGACTGATTgagcaccagttgcatgatgttgcaaagaattggtggcttACGACAAAGAGGGCTTTGGAGTATCGAGGTACGGTTATTACTTGGAAATTCTTTaagactgagttttatcaaatattcttcccaatatcgtacagaaagaaCAAGGGTGCAGAGTTTGCTAACCTGAGACAGggccaactgaatattgaagaatacgtGGCAAAATTCTCTACCTTGCTGCGTTTTGCTCCACACGTTGCTGAGAATGATGAAgatgttgctgatcagttcattaatgggCTGAATCCTAAGATTTTTACACTGGTAAATACCGGAAGATCGAATAATTTTGATGATGCTTGGAATAGAGCAAAAGGAGTTGAAGCAGGCATGATTAAGCAGAAAGGAGCTTCATATGTTGCACCAGCACCGAAACAACAACAACCCTTGACTCAGTTCCACCAACCCCCTCCCAGATTttag